A stretch of the Thermotoga sp. genome encodes the following:
- a CDS encoding cache domain-containing protein, giving the protein MTLRMKVFVIIGVVLIGLLVSFYLIYQSVSGAVVETVKKNAEVQVDVLSNYFDEKMNKYVEKARDLTQSMEAQLLDVYSIASNMLKMLEEASDTLLAGLAFEEMTGSGYIATVDGLKQFDKSSDIFQRYMSLLKESSEDYLAFPETFDGKPSLVILAPLGAYGAGTLGGVGYVIDLSPGKAFWSTVVNGGKLGESGYGILVSGEGKILIHRDMGNFLKEVKE; this is encoded by the coding sequence ATGACGCTGCGTATGAAGGTTTTTGTGATCATAGGAGTTGTCCTGATAGGTCTTCTTGTTAGTTTCTATCTAATCTATCAGAGTGTTTCCGGTGCCGTCGTTGAGACGGTTAAAAAGAACGCGGAGGTTCAAGTCGATGTTCTTTCCAATTACTTTGACGAAAAAATGAACAAGTACGTAGAAAAAGCGCGTGACTTGACACAGTCGATGGAAGCACAACTCCTGGACGTCTACTCCATTGCTTCGAACATGCTTAAAATGCTGGAAGAGGCTTCTGACACACTCCTTGCTGGCCTTGCCTTCGAGGAGATGACCGGCTCTGGCTATATCGCCACAGTAGATGGCTTGAAACAGTTCGACAAGTCTTCGGATATCTTTCAAAGGTACATGAGTCTTTTGAAAGAATCCAGTGAGGATTATCTCGCCTTTCCGGAAACATTCGATGGCAAACCTTCCCTCGTCATCCTCGCTCCACTCGGGGCTTACGGAGCAGGGACTCTTGGTGGTGTCGGATACGTGATCGACCTTTCCCCGGGAAAGGCCTTCTGGAGCACAGTAGTCAATGGTGGAAAACTTGGTGAAAGTGGTTACGGCATACTAGTATCCGGGGAAGGGAAAATACTTATTCACAGGGACATGGGGAACTTTTTGAAAGAAGTGAAGGAATGA
- a CDS encoding HAMP domain-containing protein, protein MWAKVPGYDLYIFSTGYKEELLSEGRKATYGTIVTYVVFGGVIFGVLLISMMPIVKRMKEQVERVKRFGEGDLTVEFEVRGKDELTQVEERLKEVKELRGFEEAYQEAKEGGEKYIEYEYNGEKKYTVWAKVPGYDLYIFSTGYKEELLSEGRKATYGTIVTYVVFGGVIFGVLLISMMPIVKRMK, encoded by the coding sequence GTGTGGGCGAAAGTACCGGGGTATGACCTCTACATTTTCTCGACGGGGTACAAAGAAGAACTACTTTCAGAGGGGAGGAAGGCGACATATGGTACGATAGTGACATACGTGGTATTTGGGGGAGTGATCTTTGGGGTACTTTTGATTTCGATGATGCCGATAGTGAAGAGGATGAAAGAGCAGGTAGAGAGAGTGAAGAGATTTGGGGAGGGGGACCTGACGGTAGAGTTTGAGGTGAGAGGGAAAGACGAGCTGACGCAGGTAGAGGAGCGTTTGAAAGAAGTGAAGGAATTAAGGGGGTTCGAGGAGGCATATCAGGAGGCGAAGGAGGGGGGGGAGAAGTACATAGAGTACGAATACAACGGTGAGAAGAAATACACGGTGTGGGCAAAAGTACCGGGGTATGACCTCTACATTTTCTCGACGGGGTACAAAGAAGAACTACTTTCAGAGGGGAGGAAAGCGACATATGGTACGATAGTGACATACGTGGTATTTGGGGGAGTGATCTTTGGGGTACTTTTGATTTCGATGATGCCGATAGTGAAGAGGATGAAAG
- a CDS encoding inorganic phosphate transporter — MLVYLLPSLFLGWSLGANDAANIFGPFVGSGLTPYRKATIVASIFVVLGAVIGGAKGLQNIGSLSASNLAASSISVLCGALTVTIMTKFGIPVSTSQAVVGGIVGANLSMMGIQGLDFPALLKIFVVWFLTPTGALVLSLIFYPMLSYIFRKIPNVQMQDRVIKVFAWIFGAYGAFSLGANNVANVTGVFVGKLLNIKQAALLGGISIAFGILTYSKNVMMTVGKKLIELDHFTSIVAVLSQAVTVWFFSLVGIPVSSSQAIVGAVLGTGYARGMKLGNKKVLIRILSGWFLTPTISGIFSFFLSEFLIK, encoded by the coding sequence ATGTTGGTGTACCTTCTTCCATCGCTTTTCCTTGGATGGTCACTCGGTGCCAACGATGCCGCTAACATCTTTGGACCTTTCGTGGGATCCGGCCTCACCCCATACAGGAAGGCCACAATTGTAGCATCCATTTTCGTTGTGCTTGGAGCGGTGATAGGCGGAGCCAAGGGGCTTCAGAACATAGGTTCTCTCAGTGCTTCCAATCTGGCCGCTTCCAGTATTTCTGTTCTCTGTGGTGCTCTTACCGTGACGATCATGACGAAGTTTGGAATACCGGTTTCCACATCCCAGGCAGTGGTTGGAGGAATAGTGGGGGCAAACCTTTCCATGATGGGAATCCAGGGACTCGATTTTCCTGCTCTGTTGAAGATATTCGTTGTGTGGTTTCTAACACCAACAGGGGCACTGGTTTTAAGTCTGATCTTTTACCCGATGCTCTCGTACATCTTCCGTAAGATTCCCAACGTTCAAATGCAGGATAGGGTCATAAAAGTTTTTGCATGGATTTTTGGGGCGTACGGTGCGTTCTCACTCGGTGCGAACAACGTTGCGAACGTAACGGGAGTATTTGTAGGAAAGCTTCTCAACATAAAACAAGCGGCTCTTCTTGGTGGTATTAGTATTGCTTTCGGTATTCTCACTTATAGCAAAAATGTAATGATGACCGTCGGCAAAAAATTAATAGAATTAGATCATTTTACATCCATCGTGGCGGTTCTTTCTCAGGCTGTAACGGTGTGGTTTTTCAGTTTGGTGGGAATACCTGTCTCCTCCTCTCAGGCTATTGTGGGAGCTGTTTTGGGAACCGGATACGCAAGAGGAATGAAATTAGGGAACAAGAAAGTTTTAATCAGAATTCTGAGTGGCTGGTTTCTTACCCCCACTATCTCTGGTATCTTCTCTTTTTTTCTGAGTGAATTTTTGATAAAATAA